In a single window of the Aminomonas paucivorans DSM 12260 genome:
- the ruvA gene encoding Holliday junction branch migration protein RuvA yields the protein MIRSLSGVVESARDGALWIDVNGFGLEVFASRTVLEQAEEGHPLRLLAQLILTDSGPSLYGFGGEEERRLFQELIQVKNIGGRMAMALLRVFSVAELVAAIRAQDVASLGRAPGVGAKRAERICFELRPKLDRLFGTAAGETGPLEAGVESLADALEGLGFSRSTARSALEEARRSLEGEEPAEEDLLRLALARLQKR from the coding sequence ATGATCCGCAGCCTTTCGGGCGTCGTGGAATCCGCCCGGGACGGAGCGCTCTGGATCGACGTGAACGGCTTCGGCCTGGAGGTCTTCGCCTCCCGAACCGTCCTGGAGCAGGCGGAGGAAGGACATCCTCTGCGGCTTCTGGCCCAACTGATCCTCACCGACTCCGGTCCTTCCCTCTACGGTTTCGGGGGGGAGGAGGAGCGCAGGCTCTTCCAGGAACTGATCCAGGTGAAGAACATCGGGGGACGGATGGCCATGGCCCTCCTTCGGGTCTTCTCGGTGGCGGAACTGGTGGCGGCGATCCGCGCCCAGGACGTGGCCTCCCTGGGGCGAGCCCCCGGCGTGGGGGCCAAGCGGGCGGAGCGGATCTGCTTCGAGCTGCGTCCCAAGCTGGATCGGCTCTTCGGGACCGCGGCGGGAGAGACGGGCCCCCTGGAAGCGGGGGTGGAGTCCCTGGCGGACGCTCTGGAAGGGTTGGGCTTTTCCCGAAGCACCGCTCGATCCGCCCTGGAGGAGGCCCGTCGCTCCCTGGAAGGGGAGGAACCTGCGGAGGAGGACCTGCTCCGCCTGGCCCTGGCCCGGCTTCAGAAGCGGTAG
- the ruvB gene encoding Holliday junction branch migration DNA helicase RuvB gives METLRQGNGTPRKDEEDHLSLRPETLDSFIGQDSLKEKLRIFVAASRQRGEPLDHTLFYGPPGLGKTTLASIIAREMGGQLRITTGPALERAGDLAAILSNLQPHDVLFIDEIHRLPVTVEEILYPAMEDYNLCIVVGKGPLARSVRLQLPRFTLVGATTRLGLMTSPLRARFGIVEQLDLYDPRDLTKIVTRGAEVLGVQIEEDASLEIGRRSRGTPRVALRLLRRVRDVAAVSGEAGIRRTVACSALDMLGVDPEGLDDGDRKLLRAVVELFDGGPVGLSTLAAALNEDAQTIEDIYEPFLIQKGFLERTPRGRKATRGTFAYLGFEPSSRFRQLSLLEEPEG, from the coding sequence ATGGAGACTCTGAGGCAGGGCAACGGGACCCCCCGGAAGGACGAGGAGGACCATCTGTCCCTGCGCCCGGAGACCCTGGACTCCTTCATCGGACAGGACTCTCTGAAGGAGAAGCTCCGCATCTTCGTGGCCGCCTCGCGGCAACGAGGGGAACCCCTGGACCACACCCTCTTCTACGGTCCCCCCGGCTTGGGGAAGACTACCTTGGCCAGCATCATCGCCCGGGAGATGGGGGGACAGCTCCGGATCACCACGGGCCCCGCCCTGGAACGGGCGGGGGACCTGGCGGCCATCCTCTCCAACCTTCAGCCCCACGACGTGCTCTTCATCGACGAGATCCACCGGCTGCCGGTGACGGTGGAGGAGATCCTGTACCCCGCCATGGAGGACTACAACCTCTGCATCGTGGTGGGCAAGGGACCTCTGGCGCGAAGCGTCCGCCTGCAGCTTCCCCGATTCACCCTGGTGGGAGCCACCACCCGGTTGGGCCTCATGACCTCCCCCTTGAGGGCACGCTTCGGCATCGTGGAACAGCTGGACCTGTACGACCCTCGGGACCTCACGAAGATCGTGACCCGAGGCGCGGAGGTGCTGGGCGTGCAGATCGAAGAGGACGCCTCCCTGGAGATCGGCCGTCGTTCCCGGGGAACCCCTCGGGTGGCCCTGCGGCTGCTCCGCCGGGTACGGGACGTGGCCGCCGTTTCCGGTGAAGCGGGCATCCGTCGGACCGTGGCCTGTTCCGCCCTGGACATGCTGGGGGTGGACCCGGAGGGCCTGGACGACGGGGACCGCAAGCTCCTTCGGGCAGTGGTGGAACTCTTCGACGGGGGCCCCGTGGGGCTCTCCACCCTGGCGGCGGCGCTGAACGAGGACGCCCAGACCATCGAGGACATCTACGAACCCTTCCTCATCCAGAAGGGCTTTCTGGAACGCACCCCCCGGGGCCGCAAGGCCACCCGGGGAACCTTCGCCTACCTGGGCTTCGAGCCCTCCTCCCGGTTCCGGCAGCTTTCCCTCCTGGAGGAACCGGAAGGGTAG
- a CDS encoding DUF2905 domain-containing protein, which produces MTAFGRALAALGLGLLILGGVLLLLARVPLPWGRLPGDVVVHRRGWTLFAPFGTMLLVSVLLTLGVNLLARLFRR; this is translated from the coding sequence GTGACGGCTTTCGGTCGAGCCCTGGCGGCCCTGGGCCTGGGGCTTCTGATCCTGGGAGGGGTGCTGCTCCTCCTCGCCCGGGTCCCCCTTCCCTGGGGACGGCTTCCCGGGGACGTGGTGGTGCACCGAAGAGGGTGGACCCTCTTTGCCCCCTTCGGCACAATGTTGTTGGTCAGCGTCCTCCTCACCCTGGGGGTCAACCTGCTGGCGCGGCTCTTCCGGCGGTGA
- a CDS encoding SpoIID/LytB domain-containing protein — translation MFGFGDRLGRFVLALGLLAALRAFPGIGEAQERLLRVGVAQGVSSGILEGQGWAQGADGRRVALAGRADVVHQGGALYLRGETLPLPVRVEGEGLRWGPTGYRGSLCLIPASRGFTVVNEVDLESYLRGVLKMEANPAWPQEALKAQAIIARTFAVKSQGRHRAQGFDLCALPHCQAYRGRNAEDPATDRAVAATRGQILVYGGVPASTFYHADSGGVTADASQVWGGRVSYLVSRGEPVSYTSPYSSWRTVLTAEQLERVLGKMGQNVGRVRSLRAASRDSGGRVVLLEVTGDRGTVRVKGHAFRMAAGSSLVKSTRFEIRGDQGGEPPLPPNLPPQPVVPVSRPSSQEDVLVQLTEQGVFSKEELMDMLLHPEKRKAYQDLGLSRKGEPNPVRPAPPLPVTPASPRTAPTWNAAGGDRFVLEGRGWGHGVGLSQWGAKALAEQGWSCPRILEHYFPGTSLCTLP, via the coding sequence ATGTTCGGTTTCGGTGATCGTTTGGGAAGGTTCGTTCTGGCACTGGGGCTTCTGGCAGCCCTCAGGGCTTTCCCCGGGATCGGAGAGGCTCAGGAGCGGCTGTTGCGCGTGGGGGTCGCCCAAGGGGTTTCCTCGGGCATCCTGGAGGGGCAAGGCTGGGCTCAAGGAGCCGACGGAAGGAGGGTTGCCCTGGCGGGCCGGGCCGACGTGGTCCACCAGGGGGGAGCCCTCTACCTTCGGGGAGAAACCCTTCCCCTGCCCGTTCGGGTGGAGGGTGAGGGTCTTCGATGGGGACCCACGGGCTACCGGGGCTCCCTGTGCCTGATCCCCGCCTCCCGGGGCTTCACGGTGGTCAACGAGGTGGACCTGGAATCCTATCTCCGGGGGGTCCTCAAGATGGAGGCCAACCCCGCCTGGCCCCAGGAGGCGCTGAAGGCCCAAGCGATCATCGCCCGGACCTTCGCCGTGAAGAGCCAGGGAAGACACCGAGCCCAGGGCTTCGATCTCTGCGCCCTGCCTCACTGCCAGGCCTATCGGGGAAGGAACGCGGAGGATCCCGCCACGGACCGGGCCGTGGCCGCCACCAGGGGGCAGATCCTGGTCTACGGGGGCGTCCCGGCGTCCACCTTCTACCACGCCGACAGCGGGGGCGTCACCGCCGATGCCTCCCAGGTGTGGGGAGGTCGGGTGTCCTACCTCGTCTCCCGAGGGGAGCCGGTGTCCTACACGAGCCCCTACTCGTCCTGGCGGACGGTCCTGACGGCGGAGCAGCTGGAGAGGGTCCTCGGGAAGATGGGGCAAAACGTGGGCCGGGTCCGTTCCCTTCGCGCCGCCTCCCGGGACTCGGGAGGACGGGTGGTGCTCCTGGAGGTGACGGGAGACCGGGGAACCGTCCGGGTGAAGGGACACGCCTTCCGCATGGCTGCAGGAAGCAGCCTCGTGAAGAGCACCCGCTTCGAGATCCGGGGAGACCAGGGAGGAGAACCCCCTCTACCGCCGAACCTCCCGCCCCAGCCCGTCGTCCCGGTCTCCCGCCCCTCCTCCCAGGAGGACGTGCTGGTGCAGCTCACGGAACAGGGGGTCTTCTCCAAGGAGGAGCTGATGGACATGCTCCTTCATCCGGAAAAACGCAAGGCCTACCAGGATCTGGGCCTCTCCCGAAAGGGCGAGCCGAACCCGGTGCGTCCCGCCCCCCCCCTTCCCGTCACCCCCGCATCCCCCCGAACGGCCCCGACCTGGAACGCCGCAGGGGGGGACCGGTTCGTCCTGGAGGGACGGGGCTGGGGACATGGGGTCGGGCTTTCCCAGTGGGGAGCCAAGGCCCTGGCGGAGCAGGGCTGGTCCTGCCCTCGCATCCTGGAGCACTACTTCCCCGGGACCAGTCTGTGCACCCTCCCATGA
- the queA gene encoding tRNA preQ1(34) S-adenosylmethionine ribosyltransferase-isomerase QueA, with translation MNPPQKTAAVDLASVSAYQYDLPEELIAQDPAEPRDSSRLLVLERGRGVAAHRTFRDLEEYLREGDLLVLNDTRVRPARLRARKTSSGRVEILVLRPLDPASNLWTALVRPGRRVPPGTPLLLEDGTEVRVEERLEDGLRALRLPQETDPTRLFRRLGEVPLPPYITRSVAPAERYQTVYSRPDREGSAAAPTAGLHFTAPLLKRLEARGIGQAFVTLDVGLGTFRPVQTERAEDHVMHLERCSLGEETAEAIRQTRRRGGRVVAVGTTVVRTLETFANEEGQVLPGERDTRLYIRPGYRFRVVDGLITNFHLPRSTLLMLVAAFGGYEPVLEAYREAVQLRYRFFSFGDAMILL, from the coding sequence ATGAATCCCCCTCAGAAGACGGCGGCTGTCGATCTGGCCTCCGTTTCGGCCTACCAGTACGACCTGCCGGAGGAACTGATCGCCCAGGACCCGGCGGAACCCCGGGATTCCTCTCGACTGCTGGTCCTGGAGCGAGGACGAGGGGTCGCAGCCCACCGGACCTTCCGCGACCTGGAGGAATACCTTCGGGAGGGAGACCTGTTGGTACTGAACGACACCCGGGTGCGGCCGGCCCGACTTCGGGCCCGCAAGACCTCCTCCGGCCGCGTGGAGATCCTGGTGCTCCGGCCCCTGGATCCCGCTTCGAATCTCTGGACGGCCTTGGTCCGCCCCGGGCGTCGGGTCCCCCCGGGAACCCCCCTTCTGTTGGAGGACGGGACGGAGGTCCGGGTGGAGGAACGCCTGGAGGATGGACTTCGAGCCCTCCGCCTGCCCCAAGAAACCGACCCGACACGGCTTTTCCGCCGCCTGGGAGAAGTCCCCCTGCCTCCTTACATCACCCGGAGCGTCGCCCCGGCAGAGAGGTACCAGACGGTCTACTCCCGACCGGACCGGGAGGGTTCCGCCGCCGCCCCCACGGCGGGGCTGCACTTCACCGCCCCCCTGCTGAAGCGTCTGGAGGCCAGGGGAATCGGGCAGGCCTTCGTCACCCTGGACGTGGGGCTGGGCACCTTCCGTCCCGTCCAGACGGAGCGGGCAGAGGACCACGTGATGCACCTGGAACGGTGCTCCCTGGGGGAAGAGACCGCCGAGGCGATCCGCCAGACCCGACGCCGAGGGGGACGAGTGGTAGCGGTGGGGACCACGGTGGTCCGCACCCTGGAGACCTTCGCCAACGAAGAGGGACAGGTCCTCCCGGGGGAGCGGGACACGAGACTCTACATCCGCCCGGGGTACCGTTTTCGGGTAGTGGACGGACTGATCACCAACTTCCATCTCCCTCGAAGCACCCTGCTCATGCTGGTGGCGGCCTTCGGAGGCTATGAGCCGGTCCTGGAGGCCTATCGGGAAGCGGTCCAGCTTCGCTATCGTTTTTTTTCCTTCGGAGATGCTATGATTCTTCTGTAA
- the amrA gene encoding AmmeMemoRadiSam system protein A, with the protein MWTWACLLPHPPVLVPEVGRGREEEAEETLRGIQRLVHDLPIPAPEGVLILSPHFRYVPGSLLLGGAPSFRGHLGAFGAPSVSRDLAGDPEQARHFARCLSPEISCRIDTATETLDHASLVPLALLGRKGAFARGVVANPIGLDRKGAYEMGRRLRANPPEGSWGFLASGDLSHRLFPGAPAGYSPLGPALDQKVVQALRTGDPRPLLDMPDSETEAAGECGLRSVLALLGLAQGPLEVFSYEGPFGVGYATALWLPPTSDPDAPTIHPYPLLARRALEEGLRGKAADPEALLPQRSAQAGLWDRRRACFVSLHRRDGSLRGCIGTLEPLCPSLDQEIIRNALAAATQDPRFPPVRSEELEDLHLSVDVLSTPESTNRSGLDPRIYGVLVQARGRRGVLLPDLEGVDTVEQQVEIAARKAGLDPREPLELLRFRVERYPEP; encoded by the coding sequence GTGTGGACTTGGGCTTGTCTGCTTCCCCATCCCCCCGTCCTCGTCCCCGAAGTGGGACGCGGACGGGAAGAGGAAGCCGAGGAAACCCTTCGGGGAATCCAGCGGCTTGTTCATGACCTCCCTATCCCCGCCCCCGAAGGGGTCCTGATCCTCTCCCCCCATTTCCGCTACGTTCCCGGCTCCCTGCTCTTGGGTGGAGCCCCTTCCTTCCGGGGACACCTGGGGGCTTTCGGCGCTCCGTCCGTAAGCCGCGACCTGGCGGGAGACCCCGAACAGGCCCGACACTTCGCCCGGTGCCTCTCCCCGGAGATCTCCTGCCGCATCGACACGGCCACGGAGACGTTGGACCACGCGAGCCTGGTTCCCCTTGCCCTTCTGGGACGAAAAGGGGCCTTTGCCCGAGGGGTGGTGGCCAACCCCATCGGGTTGGACCGCAAGGGAGCCTACGAGATGGGACGTCGCCTTCGAGCGAACCCTCCCGAGGGCTCCTGGGGCTTCCTCGCCAGCGGGGACCTCTCCCACCGCCTGTTTCCCGGCGCCCCGGCAGGCTACAGCCCCTTGGGACCTGCCTTGGACCAAAAGGTGGTCCAGGCCCTGCGCACCGGCGACCCCCGCCCCCTGCTGGACATGCCCGACTCGGAGACGGAGGCGGCGGGGGAGTGCGGCCTCCGCTCCGTCCTGGCCCTCCTGGGGCTGGCTCAGGGCCCCCTGGAGGTCTTCTCCTACGAGGGCCCCTTCGGGGTGGGGTACGCCACCGCCCTCTGGCTTCCCCCCACCTCCGACCCCGACGCCCCGACGATTCATCCCTACCCCCTCCTGGCGCGGAGGGCGCTGGAGGAGGGACTGAGGGGGAAGGCAGCCGATCCCGAGGCCCTTCTTCCCCAGAGGAGCGCACAGGCGGGCCTCTGGGACCGCCGGAGGGCCTGTTTCGTCTCCCTCCACCGACGGGACGGCTCCCTTCGGGGATGCATCGGGACCCTGGAACCGCTCTGCCCCTCCCTGGACCAGGAGATCATCCGCAACGCCCTGGCGGCGGCCACCCAGGACCCCCGGTTCCCCCCCGTCCGATCCGAGGAACTGGAGGACCTGCACCTTTCCGTGGACGTCCTCTCCACCCCGGAATCCACAAACCGCTCCGGGCTGGATCCCCGGATCTACGGGGTTCTCGTCCAGGCCCGAGGGCGCAGGGGAGTCCTGCTCCCGGACCTGGAAGGGGTGGACACGGTGGAGCAGCAGGTGGAGATCGCCGCCCGCAAGGCGGGATTGGATCCCCGGGAACCCCTGGAACTCCTGCGCTTTCGGGTAGAACGCTACCCGGAGCCGTGA
- the amrS gene encoding AmmeMemoRadiSam system radical SAM enzyme: MEAHHWVPEGDGVRCALCFHRCYLTRGARGLCGARKEEGGRLVSPFLGRFPSVAVDPIEKKPLYHWRPGSRILSLGGLGCNLDCPFCQNDSLSHPLGWIASPFLEPEELVALAEAGGEGAVAFTYNEPLIHPEYLLEAGRQLHRRGIRVVWITNGTIEPEPLEEILGKVDAANVDLKAFTQEGYRSLGGDLESVLRTLRRMREAGVHLEVTHLVVPGLNDDPTDFSGLVDWLADLSPRIPLHLSRYFPRRKATAPATSLRTLEGFRDIAEKRLKHVYLGNCGGSAVTRCEKCGRDILARSEYNIFQRHIAASGNCGFCGQDNGIVP, encoded by the coding sequence ATGGAGGCCCATCACTGGGTTCCCGAAGGGGACGGGGTCCGCTGCGCCCTGTGCTTCCACCGGTGCTACCTGACCCGGGGCGCACGAGGGCTCTGCGGGGCTAGGAAGGAGGAGGGGGGAAGGCTGGTGTCCCCCTTCCTCGGTCGCTTCCCCTCGGTGGCGGTGGACCCGATCGAGAAGAAACCCCTCTACCACTGGAGGCCCGGCAGCCGGATCCTCTCCCTGGGAGGGTTGGGGTGCAACCTGGACTGCCCTTTCTGCCAGAACGACAGCCTCTCCCACCCCCTGGGTTGGATCGCCTCTCCCTTTCTGGAGCCGGAAGAACTGGTCGCTTTGGCGGAGGCGGGGGGGGAGGGGGCCGTAGCCTTTACCTACAACGAGCCGCTGATCCACCCGGAGTACCTGCTGGAGGCGGGCAGACAGCTGCACCGCAGGGGGATCCGGGTCGTCTGGATCACCAACGGCACCATCGAACCCGAGCCGCTGGAGGAGATCCTGGGGAAAGTGGACGCCGCCAACGTGGACCTGAAGGCCTTCACGCAAGAGGGGTACCGATCCCTGGGGGGAGATCTGGAGTCGGTCCTCCGAACCCTGAGGCGGATGAGGGAAGCGGGGGTCCACCTGGAGGTGACGCACCTGGTGGTTCCGGGCCTCAACGACGACCCCACGGACTTCTCCGGATTGGTGGACTGGCTTGCGGACCTTTCTCCCCGCATCCCCCTGCATCTCTCCCGGTATTTCCCCCGACGCAAGGCCACTGCCCCGGCCACTTCCCTTCGGACCCTGGAGGGATTCCGGGACATCGCGGAAAAGCGCCTGAAGCACGTCTACCTGGGAAACTGCGGCGGGAGTGCGGTCACCCGATGCGAGAAATGCGGACGAGACATTTTGGCGCGTTCGGAGTATAATATATTCCAGCGTCACATTGCTGCATCGGGAAATTGCGGTTTCTGCGGCCAGGACAACGGGATCGTTCCCTAG
- the hutH gene encoding histidine ammonia-lyase, translating to MGNQVLELNGHSLTLNDVVRVAREGCQVALDPAAVAFVERGAEAVASWVREDRVVYGITTGFGDLATVVIPAEKSQLLQRNLLLSHACGVGEPFPEDLVRAIMLLRVNTLTRGFSGISLPTLSQLVNYLNLGIHPVIPSQGSVGASGDLCPLSHLAISLLGEGEVFFQGRRMPTAEALQKTGLSPIDLKPKEGLALNNGTTVMTAIAALCVVDALSLGKMADVASALSLEALHGVPYAFDPRTHDLRPHTGQRTVAGNLRRLIEGSEIVAAYQGKRVQDAYSLRCVPQVHGASRDAVDYVRQKVEIEINSVTDNPLIFPADGEAISGGNFHGQPMAIAMDFFGIAAAEWANISERRTARLVDHKLSGLPPFLMKESGVNSGFMIPQYTAAAIVSENKVLAHPSSVDSIPTSANQEDHVSMGAYSARKGRQILENARKVLSIELLAAAQGLEFSRPLKAGKGTEAIHRALREEVPYLEADRYLHPLIQNVLGRVCDGTLLRKVEDAIGELD from the coding sequence ATGGGAAATCAGGTACTGGAACTCAACGGCCACAGTCTCACCCTGAACGACGTGGTGCGGGTTGCCCGGGAAGGTTGTCAGGTCGCCTTGGATCCCGCTGCGGTGGCCTTCGTGGAGCGGGGCGCCGAAGCGGTGGCAAGCTGGGTGCGGGAGGATCGGGTGGTCTACGGCATCACCACGGGCTTCGGCGACCTGGCCACGGTGGTCATCCCGGCGGAGAAGAGCCAGCTCCTCCAGCGCAACCTCCTCCTCAGCCACGCCTGCGGCGTGGGGGAACCCTTCCCCGAGGACCTGGTCCGGGCCATCATGCTCCTTCGGGTCAACACCCTGACCCGGGGCTTCTCCGGCATCAGCCTCCCCACCCTGAGCCAGCTGGTGAACTACCTGAACCTGGGCATCCACCCGGTGATCCCCTCCCAGGGTTCCGTGGGAGCCAGCGGGGACCTGTGCCCCCTTTCCCACCTGGCCATCAGCCTCCTGGGGGAGGGAGAGGTCTTCTTCCAGGGACGCCGCATGCCCACCGCGGAAGCCCTTCAGAAGACGGGGCTTTCCCCCATCGACCTCAAACCCAAGGAGGGGCTGGCCCTCAACAACGGCACCACCGTCATGACCGCCATCGCCGCCCTCTGCGTGGTGGACGCCCTTTCCCTGGGCAAGATGGCGGACGTGGCTTCCGCCCTGTCCCTGGAGGCCCTGCACGGAGTCCCCTACGCCTTTGACCCCCGAACTCACGATCTGCGTCCCCACACGGGGCAGCGCACCGTGGCGGGAAACCTCCGGAGGCTCATCGAGGGGAGCGAGATCGTGGCGGCTTACCAGGGGAAGCGGGTTCAGGACGCCTACTCCCTCCGCTGCGTCCCCCAGGTGCACGGGGCAAGCCGGGACGCGGTGGACTATGTGCGCCAGAAGGTGGAGATCGAGATCAACTCCGTCACCGACAACCCCCTCATCTTCCCGGCGGACGGGGAGGCCATCAGCGGGGGCAACTTCCACGGACAGCCCATGGCCATCGCCATGGACTTCTTCGGTATCGCCGCAGCGGAGTGGGCCAACATCTCCGAACGCCGCACCGCCCGGCTGGTGGACCACAAGCTCTCCGGGCTTCCCCCCTTCCTGATGAAGGAAAGCGGTGTGAACAGCGGCTTCATGATCCCCCAGTACACCGCCGCCGCCATCGTCTCGGAGAACAAGGTGTTGGCCCATCCCTCCTCCGTGGACTCCATCCCCACCTCCGCCAACCAGGAGGACCACGTCTCCATGGGGGCCTACTCCGCCCGCAAGGGAAGGCAGATCCTGGAAAACGCCCGAAAGGTCCTGTCCATCGAACTCCTAGCCGCCGCCCAGGGCCTGGAGTTCAGTCGCCCCCTGAAGGCGGGGAAGGGGACCGAGGCGATCCACCGGGCCCTTCGGGAAGAGGTCCCCTATCTGGAGGCGGACCGGTACCTGCACCCCCTGATCCAAAACGTCCTCGGGCGGGTGTGCGACGGCACCCTCCTCCGGAAGGTGGAGGACGCCATCGGGGAACTGGACTAA
- a CDS encoding branched-chain amino acid ABC transporter permease — protein MELLLEQILNGIAIGSIYALTTLGLALVYGILKILHVAHASVYTAGAYVGLYLFGVTESLTLAVLGSMAFCALLGVAIERFVYFPLLKFPPYVPLISSIAIFLGLEEVCRLVAGPEILTFPVKLPFPSFHVGHLLISSTLTAVYVITAAVLGILWFLSTKTEFGLAMRATSQDMETASSLGVNSHWVVSATFMIGSATAAIAGILVGIYYNQVYPTMGAVPAYKTLALIVVGGMGSVPGAVLASLLLGVGETLLIGYADIPMPRDALAFIAMIVVLLWRPQGLLGKR, from the coding sequence ATGGAACTTCTGCTGGAGCAGATCCTGAACGGCATCGCCATCGGTTCCATCTACGCCCTCACAACCCTGGGGCTGGCGCTGGTGTACGGCATCCTGAAGATCCTTCACGTGGCCCACGCTTCCGTCTACACCGCCGGAGCCTACGTCGGGCTCTACCTCTTCGGCGTCACCGAAAGCCTGACCCTGGCCGTACTGGGAAGTATGGCCTTCTGCGCCCTTTTGGGAGTGGCCATTGAGCGGTTCGTGTATTTCCCCCTGTTGAAGTTCCCCCCCTACGTGCCCCTCATCAGCAGCATCGCCATCTTCCTGGGGCTGGAAGAGGTGTGCCGCCTCGTGGCGGGACCGGAGATCCTCACCTTCCCGGTGAAGCTCCCCTTCCCCTCCTTCCACGTGGGACACCTTCTCATCTCCTCCACCCTGACGGCGGTGTACGTCATCACCGCGGCGGTCCTGGGGATCCTCTGGTTCCTCTCCACCAAGACGGAGTTCGGCCTGGCCATGCGTGCCACCTCCCAGGACATGGAGACCGCCTCCTCCCTGGGGGTGAACAGCCACTGGGTGGTGAGCGCCACCTTCATGATCGGCTCCGCCACCGCCGCCATCGCGGGGATCCTGGTGGGGATCTACTACAACCAGGTCTATCCCACCATGGGAGCGGTCCCCGCCTATAAGACCCTGGCCCTCATCGTGGTGGGGGGCATGGGCTCCGTCCCCGGGGCGGTGCTGGCCTCCCTGCTTTTGGGAGTGGGGGAGACCCTGCTCATCGGCTATGCGGACATCCCCATGCCCCGGGACGCCCTGGCCTTCATCGCCATGATCGTGGTGCTCCTCTGGAGACCCCAGGGACTCTTGGGAAAGCGATAG
- a CDS encoding branched-chain amino acid ABC transporter permease yields MNEYTLSVATLIVIQAIAASGLNVIVGYAGQISLGHAAFFGIGAYTCALLTTSGNLSFWGALPVVLLVAAGVGVLLGLPSLRLKEDFLAITTIGINFIVEALFLYTPFFGGALGIGGIPRVVLFGIKLKGLGFLLLCLAFLALALLLCWAFTRCWSGLACFAIREDETAAASMGISPVRFKLLAFVLGTVLAALGGALYAHFMRFISAGDFSFPVSVMLLSMVVLGGMGTLWGPLVGAVVLGVLPEVFRPLTDYRMFLYAALLLLMIRFQPGGLLGEHSFARRCLIGSRGGKAR; encoded by the coding sequence ATGAACGAGTACACCCTGAGCGTTGCCACCCTCATCGTCATCCAGGCCATCGCCGCCTCGGGCCTCAACGTCATCGTGGGCTACGCGGGGCAGATCTCTCTGGGTCATGCGGCCTTCTTCGGCATCGGCGCCTACACCTGCGCCCTCCTCACCACCTCGGGAAACCTCTCCTTCTGGGGTGCCCTGCCGGTGGTGCTCCTGGTGGCGGCAGGGGTAGGGGTCCTGCTGGGCCTGCCCAGCCTGCGTCTGAAGGAGGATTTCCTGGCCATCACCACCATCGGCATCAACTTCATCGTGGAGGCCCTGTTCCTCTACACTCCCTTCTTCGGAGGGGCACTAGGCATCGGGGGCATCCCCCGGGTGGTGCTCTTCGGGATCAAACTGAAGGGGCTGGGTTTTCTTCTCCTCTGTCTGGCCTTCCTGGCCCTGGCGCTCCTTCTCTGCTGGGCCTTCACCCGCTGCTGGTCCGGCCTGGCGTGCTTCGCCATCCGGGAGGACGAGACCGCCGCCGCAAGCATGGGCATCTCCCCGGTGCGCTTCAAACTCCTGGCCTTCGTCCTGGGCACGGTGCTCGCCGCCCTGGGAGGAGCCCTGTACGCCCACTTCATGCGGTTCATCAGCGCCGGGGACTTCAGCTTTCCCGTGTCGGTGATGCTCCTCTCCATGGTGGTGCTGGGAGGCATGGGGACCCTCTGGGGGCCCCTGGTGGGGGCGGTTGTCCTGGGGGTCCTTCCGGAGGTCTTCCGCCCCCTGACGGACTACCGCATGTTCCTCTACGCCGCCCTGCTGCTCCTGATGATCCGCTTCCAACCCGGAGGACTGTTGGGGGAACACAGTTTCGCCCGCAGATGTCTGATCGGTTCCAGGGGAGGGAAAGCCCGATGA